From one Gracilinanus agilis isolate LMUSP501 chromosome 5, AgileGrace, whole genome shotgun sequence genomic stretch:
- the LRRC3B gene encoding leucine-rich repeat-containing protein 3B, which yields MHLVDLWLTRSLSMCLLLQSFVLMILCFHSASMCPKGCLCSSSGGLNVTCSNANLKEIPRDLPPETVLLYLDSNQITSIPNEIFKDLHQLRVLNLSKNGIEFIDEHAFKGVAETLQTLDLSDNRIQSVHKNAFNNLKARARIANNPWHCDCTLQQVLKSMASNHETANNVICKTSVLDEHAGRPFLNAANDADLCNLPKKTTDYAMLVTMFGWFTMVISYVVYYVRQNQEDARRHLEYLKSLPSRQKKADEADDISTVV from the coding sequence ATGCATTTGGTAGACCTGTGGTTAACTCGTTCCCTCTCCATGTGTCTCCTCTTACAAAGTTTTGTCCTCATGATACTGTGCTTTCATTCAGCCAGTATGTGTCCCAAAGGCTGTCTttgttcttcctctggaggtttAAATGTCACCTGTAGCAATGCAAACCTCAAGGAAATCCCCAGAGATCTTCCTCCCGAAACAGTCCTTCTTTACTTAGACTCCAATCAGATAACGTCCATCCCCAATGAGATTTTTAAGGACTTGCATCAACTCCGAGTTCTCAATTTGTCCAAAAATGGCATCGAATTTATAGATGAGCACGCCTTCAAGGGGGTGGCCGAAACCCTACAGACGCTGGACTTATCCGACAACCGCATTCAGAGTGTTCACAAAAATGCTTTCAACAACCTGAAGGCAAGGGCCAGGATCGCCAACAATCCCTGGCACTGTGACTGTACTTTACAGCAGGTCCTGAAGAGCATGGCGTCTAACCATGAGACAGCTAACAACGTCATCTGTAAGACTTCCGTGCTAGACGAACATGCCGGGAGACCTTTCCTTAATGCTGCCAACGACGCTGACCTCTGTAACCTCCCCAAAAAGACTACCGACTATGCCATGCTGGTCACCATGTTTGGCTGGTTCACTATGGTGATATCCTACGTGGTATATTATGTACGGCAGAATCAAGAGGATGCCAGGAGGCACCTAGAATACTTGAAATCCCTGCCAAGCAGGCAAAAGAAAGCAGATGAAGCCGATGACATTAGCACTGTGGTATAG